The nucleotide sequence CTACAGCATAGGCAGCCATTTCTGATGTGCCAACCACCCCTCCGCAGCTCATTCGCCGAACCCACATTGAAAACACGACTTACGTCTAGACTGCACTTCTCCCTTGAGCAGTGAAGGACGAAGCCGGATGGCGATTCCGACCTCACGAATCCACTCAAGCGGGGGTGTCGAATTCCGCCAAAAATCGGTCTGTTCGCATTCGGAATCTTTCGTTAGGATCCGCCCCTCACCGGGCCGGACAGCTGTCCGATTGCGGTTTGTGCGTCGATCATGGATGACTCACGCTCCCGTTCAGGATGAACGCCCCCATCATGCGACAGATTAATCAATTCACACTCGTGCTGTTGGCTGCATGCCCACTCATGGGTCTTCCCGTGGAAGTGTCAGCTCAGCAATCGAAGCGACCTGCTGCGACGGCACAGACAACTCCACCGGCCAATAAGGCGGGCGCTCCCAGAGAAGCGGGCAAACACGCTCCCGTCGATAATCAGGTACGCCAGGCCTCGGACAAGCGGGCACGCCCCGAGCCGAAAGAGCTGCAACTTGACCCGCTCGACCCTCGACTGGTCGAGATTCTCGACGAGTGGGAAGCACACTCAGCGAAGATCAAATCCCTGCACGGCAAACATACCCGACGGGAATTCAACAAGACGTTCGAAGTCGAAAAAGTCTCTGAGGGTGAGTTCTTCCTGGAAACACCCGACAAAGGCCGTATCGACATCATGGCCAAACAGATTAAGAAGGGTGAGGTCAGCACGCGGAAAGGCCCGACAGGAACACCGTTTCAACTGCAGCCTGGCGAGTCCGAGCGGTGGGTCTGCACTGGCGAAGAGATTCTCTCGTTCAACATGGAACGCAAGGAATACACGCGCGACGAAATTCCCGCTTCACTACGAGGCAAGAATATCGTCCACAGTCCTTTGCCATTTCTCTTCGGGATGAAAGCGGACGAGGCCCGACAGCGCTTTAATCTGACCCTCGAAGGAGAAGGAAAAGACGGGTCCGTCAAAATCAAGGCGATTCCCCGGATGGATACGGACCGCCAGAACTACAGAGAGGCGTGGATCATCCTCGATACCAAACGGTATATCCCCACTCACGTCCGACTGATTGATCCCAGCGGCCTCGACACGATCTACGCGTTCGAGCAAGTCGAAATCAACGACACCGGCTTCCTGCGAAAACTGAAAGATCGGTTCCAGGACCCGTACCACCCGAGCCTGAAGGGATTCACGTTGGCCATGCCGAATGATATCCAGCAGGAGGGCGCCCGGATCGCTGGAGAAGAAAACCCCGCACGGGCGGGCAATGCAGTGAACCCCGCCAACCACCAGAAGAATACGTCTGGTCTCCGCTCGACCAAACAACCGGCACCATCGCGGACGACCAACTCCCCGTCTTCGACCCGAAAGCAGTAAACTCTCGCTACGACAACGGTCCCCTGACCTTGGTCAGCGTCCGAAAGGCCTCCCTCAACGGTTGACGGTGCGGTCTCGATCGTTAATCTTGCACTCACCGAATCGATCCATCTATTCCCACGGGATTGATTTGAGTGAGCCAAACGCGGGAAAACGTTCACGATCGCGATCGTGTGGAGGCCATGGACATGACGTCTGTCGCACAAGCCTGGGTACGTGTGGGAAAGGTTCCGTTCGGCAAAGGCGTTTTCGCCCGTCGAGACATCCCCAAAGGGACCGTGCTGGGAGAAGTGGACGGACGGGTCATCGATGACGCCAACTACGCCACCTCGTACTGCATCGATCTGGGTGGCACCTTGTCACTCGAACCGCGGGCACCGTTCCGTTTTCTCAACCACTGCTGCACGCCGAACAGCACGCTGTGCATTGCCGACGTGACCTACGAAGATGGCTCGCCAGCACCGTCAGAAGTGACGGTGGAAGCGCTGGAGGACATTCCCAAAGGGGCAGAAGTCACCATCGACTATCGGTGGGCCGCCTATGGAGCCATCAAATGTCTGTGCGGCAGCCCCAAGTGCCGAGGCTGGGTTGTGGCTGAGGAAGAATTGCCCAAGCTGCTCCGATCGCTCAAACGCAAAGCCAAGTAGCCCGCTTGACTGACACGCGAATTGGGATCGCCTGCTGGTGCGGTTTCGCACGCCCGCAGGCCAGGCAAAAGGGGGCAAAACTCCCGACCTGATCTGGTCTTGGCAGCCTCGTTGCTGACCTCTGCTTCACGGCGCTGTCGGACACCATCAAGCCACGCAACAATCAGACTCCTCTCCCGCGGCATTTTGAAGCGAGAAGAGGAGTCTAAAATCACCCGACGTCTGCGTCAGATCAGTTCTTGGGATCGAACGGCAAGGCCGACTTGTGAACACACAATCGCAGCTTGCCATCTTTGCCTCGTCGGAAAACGAATGTCTTGTCGACCATGATCTCATTGCCCGTGCTGTCGGTCAGGTAGACATTCCCCATCGTGATGGCGATGTCCCCGTGAATCTGCATCCCGTTCTCGGAAGCATTGTTGTCGTAACGAACCTTGGTCCACCCCTTGAGAGCGAACCCGCTGTCATCCGGAAAGTCCTTGCTTCCACCAACAAAGTACGACAAAGCCCCTTCCCGGGTCGGGCGGAAGGTGTTCTTACCGAAAGCTAATGTCGGTTTGAAGAACACCTTACCTTCCTTGTAGTCATATAAGTTATCGATGACCTGAATAGCAGCGCTGCGATAATCGCCACCCTCTTTGTGGACCTTTGAGATCTTCACCAGCCCGTCACACCACGCCTGCTGTGCGGCGTCCACTTCAGCTGCGGTGATTGGTTCAGCAGCAAAAGACACGTTCAAACACGCAAGCGACCCCATCAACGCCACCAAGAATCCAGCCAGATGCCGACGCGACGCGAAAGGAAACAAGGACATGATGCAGACTCCAGACAGAGGAACGAACCCGGAACAGGAAAGTGCGATCGAAACGATAACGCGACCAAGACAAGCCTATCAATCAGCTTTCGAACTTTTCCGTAATTTCCATTTTAAATACGAAGACGTCGCAGGAATAACACAACTCGCAGGCTCACACTCCAAAACAGCGACCGCAACTAACAAGCGAGGGCCGCAGGATTATCCGACTACGATCTTCATCGAGATCGTCATTACGGACCACATCGGACGCCTGCAACGCCTTCCGCCAGGTCTCTCCGAGACACTCAGAACGAGTACCACGACTTCGGGCAGTAAGGGACTTTCAGCGGGAACCTCTCAAGATGACGTCACCGACGACCGACGTCGCGAGTTTCGCTACCTGATCTGTTGCTGACGATCGAACAGGGCCTGGATCTGATCCTTCTCGGTCTCCAGAGGCTGATAGCCGAGAGCAAGATAGGCGTCATAGTTCGTCCAGAGGTAGGCAGACCGGCTGTTCAACTGTAGCACGGAAACAGGGGGATCCCCCTTGGGTGGCGAGATCTGCTGTAACTGGGCGGCAAAAATCACGCGCGGACTCTCGGCTGCCTCTTCGGCCTCCATCGCTCGTTTGAGCACCGCCGAATCAATTTCAATCCGGACGGTCACGCCATCGATCCGCATCGGAGCGTCAAGCATCACTCGGCTGGCCCCCTCCGCAGCAGGGAGCAGGTGCGAGTCAAAAACGACCCATGCGTCTTGATCGAGACTGGCCATGTGCAGCGGATCAGACTGCCCGGGCTTCGCGGAGGCGATGGCAGCCTCGAGGATGTCGATCAGCGAACTGGACGCGAGATTCGCGAGTGTCGTTGCCTCCTGACTTCGCCGCCGGATGTTCTCTGCCTCGGGATCCTTCCGTTTCAGCAAATCAACAGCCTGTTGAGCTTTCTTCAGTTCGACCGCGGCCAGTGCGAATTCGCCATTCTTCAGCGCCGTCAGCCCTGCTTCCGCAGCGGTGGCCGCCGTCGCTTTCGCGGCCTCAAACTGCTGGCGATACCACAGCCCCGTCGCGGTCAATCCGCTGATGAGAACAATTGCCACACCGATCAATCGAAGGGGCGTGACCAGCGGCGAGCGAGGCTCTCGCTGCAATAAGGGCTCGGGCCTCTCTGGCGTGCCGACCTTCCGTTCCCTTCGCCCCCCTTTTTTCGAACCCGCTTTTGATGACGACGCTGCGGTGGAAGTGGAACTGCCAGCCTCGTCGATCACCAGATTCGGTGACGTTCTGCCCCCTTTCGTCTCCTGGGTCGGCCGGGGCGCCAGCGCCTTTGATTTGGCTCTGACGGCAGGACGAGGGTACACGTTCGCAGGCAGCACGAAGACGGGACGTTCACAGACTGGACAAAGAGGCTTTTGAAAGGTTGGAGTTCGTTGCCCTGTAACTTTGCCACCGCAATCGCATTCCACCTCGAAAGGTTCCGGCTGCGATTGCGGCTTCTTCTGAAAGAGTGACGTCGTTCGACTCAACCATCCAGCCATGCGTCCACCGTACGTACGAAGGTGCCCGGTCCAACCTCACCATTATGGATGCGAGATTAACAAAGTGCAAAGAAACTCCGGCCGGGACACCAGATCCGACATTACCTGTCAGACTTCTTTCTCGACGCGCGCCTCGAGATCAGACAATGCGATCATGGGACAATGTGAGTTCCTGGTCATGGCTTCGAGCGAATTGGGATCCTTGAACGCAGATCCGCTGATCACACAGACAATGTTCGCGTTGGGATCGAGCAGCCCCTCTCGGGCGGCCTTAAGCACTCCGGCCACAGCCGTCGAACCGGCTGGCTCGGCAAAGAGACCTTCTTCCCTGGCCAGCCGCGACTGCACCTCATAGATCCACTCATCGGTAACAAGGTGTCCGGTCCCGCCACTTTGACGGCACGCCTCGATCACCAGATCCCCGTCGATCACCTGAGGTACCTGCAGACCGCTGATGCGACTGGTGCACTCGACCGGAACCGCCGCTTTCGAACCCGCTTTCAGGGGCCCTGCGATGGTGTCGTTTCCTTCTGGCTGTACACATTCAATGCGAGGAGTTCGCTCGATTCGCCCTGATTTCACAAGCTGCTGAAATCCGCGTGCGATGGCCAGCACGAAGCCCCCACCCCCGGCCATGCAGAAGACATGGTCGATGGGCCCGTCGATCTGCTCGGCCATCTCGTGAGAGATCCCGTACACACCGCTCATGCCGACCGGGCTGA is from Schlesneria sp. DSM 10557 and encodes:
- a CDS encoding SET domain-containing protein, which translates into the protein MTSVAQAWVRVGKVPFGKGVFARRDIPKGTVLGEVDGRVIDDANYATSYCIDLGGTLSLEPRAPFRFLNHCCTPNSTLCIADVTYEDGSPAPSEVTVEALEDIPKGAEVTIDYRWAAYGAIKCLCGSPKCRGWVVAEEELPKLLRSLKRKAK
- a CDS encoding pyridoxal-phosphate dependent enzyme, with protein sequence MNQGLWRYADWMEPVPPAARLTLGEGGTPLVRSRRLGPAAGLKNLFFKLEFTNPTGSYKDRFACAAVSDMVANGKTECIATSSGNTGAALAAYCALAGITCEIAIVEKAPEGKLRQMLAYGAKLYRVKNFGVDSETSDRVVDCLKKLSSRPQAQMQISAFAFSPVGMSGVYGISHEMAEQIDGPIDHVFCMAGGGGFVLAIARGFQQLVKSGRIERTPRIECVQPEGNDTIAGPLKAGSKAAVPVECTSRISGLQVPQVIDGDLVIEACRQSGGTGHLVTDEWIYEVQSRLAREEGLFAEPAGSTAVAGVLKAAREGLLDPNANIVCVISGSAFKDPNSLEAMTRNSHCPMIALSDLEARVEKEV